In the genome of Streptomyces racemochromogenes, one region contains:
- a CDS encoding TIGR04053 family radical SAM/SPASM domain-containing protein, producing MTARAPRAVVRTLRHDVAERPFLVIWEATRACELACRHCRAEARTARDPRELDGADARRVMDQTAAFGRPAPLFVITGGDPFQRPDLTGLIAYGTSLGLRVAVSPSGTPTLTRENLRAVRDAGAVALSLSLDGSTPERHDAFRGVPGVWERTLEGWRAARDLGLKVQVNTTVSRGSLDDLADIAALVRRKGAMLWSGFLLVPAGRAQQLRSLTAAETEDVLHFLYDCGAVLAAKTTEGHHFRRVVLQRTVLEARGERPALGPLYERLHARAGRLGLFDGARRAARRPPLDVSAGRGFVFVSHTGEVHPSGFLPLSAGSVKDRPLPEIYRRAPLFTSLRDPALLRGRCGACEFKAVCGGSRSRAYGATRDVLAEDPYCAYEPGSFPYQEELRHLTRGAAGRSTPCVR from the coding sequence ATGACGGCCCGCGCCCCCCGCGCGGTCGTCCGCACCCTGCGCCACGACGTCGCCGAACGCCCCTTCCTCGTCATCTGGGAGGCCACCCGGGCCTGCGAACTGGCCTGCCGGCACTGCCGCGCCGAGGCGCGGACCGCCCGCGACCCGCGCGAGCTGGACGGGGCCGACGCCCGCCGGGTGATGGACCAGACCGCCGCCTTCGGCAGGCCCGCCCCCCTCTTCGTGATCACCGGCGGCGACCCCTTCCAGCGCCCCGACCTCACAGGCCTCATCGCGTACGGCACCTCGCTGGGGCTGCGCGTCGCCGTCTCCCCCTCCGGCACGCCCACCCTCACCCGGGAGAACCTCCGGGCCGTGCGCGACGCCGGGGCGGTGGCCCTCTCCCTCTCCCTGGACGGCTCCACCCCCGAACGGCACGACGCCTTCCGGGGCGTCCCCGGCGTCTGGGAGCGGACCCTGGAGGGCTGGCGGGCCGCCCGCGACCTCGGCCTCAAGGTGCAGGTCAACACCACCGTCAGCCGCGGCAGCCTGGACGACCTCGCCGACATCGCGGCGCTGGTCCGCCGCAAGGGCGCGATGCTCTGGTCCGGCTTCCTCCTCGTCCCGGCCGGGCGCGCGCAGCAGCTCCGGTCGCTGACCGCCGCGGAGACCGAGGACGTCCTGCACTTCCTCTACGACTGCGGGGCGGTCCTCGCCGCCAAGACCACCGAGGGCCACCACTTCCGCCGCGTCGTGCTCCAGCGGACCGTCCTCGAGGCACGCGGCGAACGGCCCGCGCTCGGACCCCTCTACGAGCGGCTGCACGCCCGCGCCGGCCGGCTCGGGCTCTTCGACGGGGCGCGGCGCGCGGCACGCCGGCCTCCGCTGGACGTCTCGGCCGGGCGCGGCTTCGTCTTCGTCTCGCACACCGGCGAGGTGCACCCCAGCGGCTTCCTGCCGCTGTCGGCGGGCAGCGTGAAGGACCGCCCGCTGCCGGAGATCTACCGCCGGGCGCCGCTGTTCACCTCGCTGCGCGACCCGGCACTGCTGCGCGGCCGCTGCGGGGCCTGCGAGTTCAAGGCGGTGTGCGGGGGCTCGCGCTCGCGGGCGTACGGCGCCACCCGGGACGTGCTGGCCGAGGACCCGTACTGCGCGTACGAGCCCGGCAGCTTCCCGTACCAGGAGGAACTGCGGCACCTGACCCGGGGCGCCGCCGGAAGGAGCACCCCGTGCGTTCGGTGA
- the hemG gene encoding protoporphyrinogen oxidase, translated as MRSVIIVGGGISGLAAAWELRGTADVTVLEAGPRLGGKLRTGTVAGIRVDEGAESLMALRPEAVELAAAVGLGDALCDPAPAATTLWTGGALRPLPPGHVMGIPADPAALAGTGLLSAQGQGRIEREESVPAAPVTGDCSVAEYLAARLGPEAVDRLVEPLLGGVYAGRADRLSLRAAMPRIAALAERGEPLLPALRRMRSAAAARAAGPAPAAVRGVNGGTGLLPQAVARASGARILTGTAARSLERLPQDRWRVAAVTADGPLTLRADAVILAVPAFAAAELLRPHAPHAREELAAVPYASTAVVTLVYSRRRARALPEGNGFLVPPADGHALKAASFLSNKWAWLRDAAPAQFVVRASVGRFGEEDLPARPDRHLIRTVTAELRRAVGPMGDPHAARVTRWDRGLPQYGVGHLERVARIREAAGKLPGLALCGAAYEGVGVAACVATGRAAARRAAAGS; from the coding sequence GTGCGTTCGGTGATCATCGTGGGCGGCGGCATCAGCGGTCTGGCAGCTGCCTGGGAACTGCGGGGCACGGCCGACGTCACCGTCCTGGAGGCCGGCCCCCGCCTCGGCGGGAAGCTGCGCACGGGCACCGTCGCCGGCATCCGCGTCGACGAGGGCGCCGAGTCCCTGATGGCGCTGCGGCCGGAGGCGGTGGAGCTGGCCGCGGCCGTCGGGCTCGGCGACGCCCTGTGCGACCCGGCCCCCGCGGCCACCACCCTCTGGACGGGCGGCGCGCTGCGCCCGCTGCCGCCGGGCCACGTCATGGGCATCCCCGCCGATCCGGCGGCGCTGGCCGGCACCGGGCTGCTCTCGGCGCAGGGCCAGGGCCGGATCGAGCGGGAGGAGAGCGTGCCCGCGGCGCCCGTCACCGGGGACTGCTCGGTGGCGGAGTACCTGGCGGCCCGCCTCGGCCCGGAGGCGGTGGACCGGCTGGTCGAGCCCCTGCTCGGCGGGGTGTACGCGGGCCGCGCCGACCGGCTCTCGCTGCGCGCGGCGATGCCCCGGATCGCCGCCCTGGCGGAGCGGGGCGAGCCGCTGCTGCCGGCGCTGCGCCGCATGCGGTCGGCCGCCGCGGCCCGGGCGGCGGGCCCGGCGCCCGCGGCCGTCCGGGGCGTGAACGGCGGCACGGGCCTCTTGCCGCAGGCGGTGGCGCGGGCGTCCGGGGCGCGGATCCTCACCGGGACGGCGGCCCGCTCGCTGGAGCGGCTGCCGCAAGACCGCTGGCGGGTGGCGGCGGTGACGGCCGACGGCCCGCTGACCCTGCGGGCGGACGCCGTCATCCTGGCGGTACCGGCCTTCGCGGCGGCGGAACTGCTGCGGCCGCACGCGCCGCACGCGCGGGAGGAGCTCGCGGCGGTCCCGTACGCCTCGACGGCGGTCGTCACCCTGGTCTACTCCCGCAGGCGGGCCCGGGCCCTCCCGGAGGGCAACGGCTTCCTGGTCCCGCCGGCGGACGGGCACGCGCTGAAGGCGGCGTCGTTCCTGTCCAACAAGTGGGCCTGGCTGCGGGACGCGGCACCCGCACAGTTCGTGGTGCGCGCCTCCGTCGGCCGGTTCGGCGAGGAGGACCTGCCGGCCCGCCCCGACCGCCACCTGATCCGGACGGTGACCGCCGAACTCCGCCGGGCGGTCGGCCCGATGGGCGACCCGCACGCCGCCCGGGTGACCCGCTGGGACCGGGGCCTGCCCCAGTACGGCGTCGGCCACCTCGAGCGGGTGGCCCGGATACGCGAGGCCGCCGGGAAGCTCCCGGGCCTGGCCCTGTGCGGCGCGGCGTACGAGGGCGTGGGCGTGGCCGCCTGCGTCGCCACCGGCCGCGCCGCCGCCCGGCGGGCCGCCGCCGGGAGCTGA
- a CDS encoding alpha/beta hydrolase — protein MPRNVLRATTAAALAATLLTTGACSDGGGSGGGQRTGTGSAEPVKPLSWGDCGAPTAAEGGGQAPGQDWQCATLEVPLDYAEPGGETIPLALIRAKARDKSKRLGSLVFNFGGPGGSGISTLPGAAKEYEALRARYDLVSFDPRGVGRSAPVRCEDDKQLDAYYAQDSSPATPEQEKAFVDGIRKYQQACKANSGKVLPYVGTENAARDLDRIRQALGDEKLNYFGISYGTELGGVYAHLFPKNVGRAVFDAVVDPTKDAEEGALGQAKGFQLALGNFAQDCVNRGDQCRIQGSTAKEIEANIIKLQKELAAKPIAGIGDRKLTESQATNGIAQALYSKELWPLLEQGLDEAEGGQGQLLMALSDALNGRDQNGRYSNIGAANTAINCADSKERYTLEETKARLPEFRKASPVFGDFLGWAMLSCTDWPVAGAWQTPDVSAPGAAPILVIGNTGDPATPYEGARAMAERLGKGVGVELTYKGEGHGAYNSGDKCVQGAVNAYMLDGKVPGAGTVCTAA, from the coding sequence ATGCCGAGAAACGTCCTGCGGGCCACCACCGCCGCCGCGCTCGCCGCCACGCTGCTCACCACCGGCGCCTGCTCCGACGGCGGCGGCAGCGGGGGCGGGCAGAGAACCGGTACCGGGTCCGCCGAACCGGTCAAGCCGCTGTCGTGGGGCGACTGCGGCGCCCCCACGGCCGCCGAGGGCGGCGGGCAGGCACCCGGCCAGGACTGGCAGTGCGCCACCCTCGAGGTACCGCTCGACTACGCCGAACCGGGGGGCGAGACCATCCCCCTCGCCCTGATCCGCGCGAAGGCCCGCGACAAGTCCAAGCGGCTCGGCTCGCTGGTGTTCAACTTCGGCGGGCCCGGCGGTTCCGGGATCTCCACCCTGCCCGGTGCCGCCAAGGAGTACGAGGCCCTGCGCGCCCGGTACGACCTGGTGAGCTTCGACCCGCGCGGGGTCGGCCGCAGCGCCCCCGTCCGCTGCGAGGACGACAAGCAGCTCGACGCCTACTACGCGCAGGACTCCTCCCCCGCCACCCCGGAGCAGGAGAAGGCCTTCGTCGACGGCATCCGGAAGTACCAGCAGGCCTGCAAGGCCAACTCCGGCAAGGTGCTCCCGTACGTGGGGACCGAGAACGCGGCCCGTGACCTGGACCGGATCCGCCAGGCCCTCGGCGACGAGAAGCTGAACTACTTCGGGATCTCCTACGGCACCGAACTCGGCGGGGTCTACGCCCACCTGTTCCCGAAGAACGTGGGCCGGGCGGTCTTCGACGCCGTGGTGGACCCCACCAAGGACGCCGAAGAGGGCGCGCTGGGGCAGGCGAAGGGCTTCCAGCTGGCCCTCGGCAACTTCGCCCAGGACTGCGTCAACCGCGGCGACCAGTGCCGGATCCAGGGCAGCACCGCCAAGGAGATCGAGGCCAACATCATCAAGCTGCAGAAGGAGCTGGCCGCCAAGCCCATCGCCGGGATCGGCGACCGGAAGCTCACCGAGTCCCAGGCGACGAACGGCATCGCGCAGGCGCTCTACTCCAAGGAGCTGTGGCCGCTGCTGGAACAGGGCCTGGACGAGGCCGAGGGCGGTCAGGGTCAGCTGCTGATGGCCCTGTCCGACGCCCTCAACGGCCGTGACCAGAACGGCCGGTACAGCAACATCGGCGCGGCCAACACCGCCATCAACTGCGCCGACTCCAAGGAGCGCTACACCCTGGAGGAGACCAAGGCCCGGCTGCCGGAGTTCCGCAAGGCCTCGCCCGTCTTCGGGGACTTCCTCGGCTGGGCGATGCTGAGCTGCACCGACTGGCCGGTCGCCGGCGCCTGGCAGACCCCGGACGTGTCCGCGCCGGGCGCCGCGCCGATCCTGGTGATCGGCAACACCGGTGACCCGGCGACCCCGTACGAGGGTGCCCGCGCGATGGCCGAGCGGCTCGGCAAGGGCGTGGGCGTGGAGCTGACGTACAAGGGCGAGGGGCACGGCGCGTACAACAGCGGCGACAAGTGCGTGCAGGGAGCGGTCAACGCGTACATGCTGGACGGGAAGGTGCCGGGCGCGGGAACCGTCTGCACGGCGGCCTGA
- the moeZ gene encoding adenylyltransferase/sulfurtransferase MoeZ: protein MSLPPLVEPAAELTVDEVRRYSRHLIIPDVGMDGQKRLKNAKVLAVGAGGLGSPALMYLAAAGVGTLGIVEFDEVDESNLQRQIIHSQSDIGRSKAESARDSVLGINPYVNVVLHEERLEAENVMEIFSQYDLIVDGTDNFATRYLVNDACVLLNKPYVWGSIYRFDGQASVFWSEHGPCYRCLYPEPPPPGMVPSCAEGGVLGVLCASIGSIQVTEAIKVLTGVGEPLVGRLMIYDALEMQYRQVKVRKDPDCAVCGPNATVTELIDYEAFCGVVSEEAQEAAAGSTITPKQLKEWIDEGENIEIIDVREKNEYEIVSIPGAKLIPKGEFLMGTALQDLPQDKKIVLHCKTGVRSAEVLAVLKSAGFADAVHVGGGVIGWVHQIEPGKPVY from the coding sequence GTGTCGCTGCCACCCCTGGTAGAGCCAGCTGCTGAGCTCACCGTTGACGAGGTCCGTCGGTACTCCCGCCACCTGATCATCCCGGACGTCGGGATGGACGGCCAGAAGCGCCTGAAGAACGCCAAGGTGCTGGCCGTGGGCGCGGGCGGCCTCGGCTCGCCCGCCCTCATGTACCTGGCCGCGGCCGGCGTCGGCACCCTGGGCATCGTGGAGTTCGACGAGGTCGACGAGTCGAACCTGCAGCGCCAGATCATCCACAGCCAGTCGGACATCGGCCGTTCCAAGGCCGAGTCCGCCCGCGACAGCGTGCTGGGCATCAACCCGTACGTCAACGTGGTGCTGCACGAAGAGCGGCTCGAAGCCGAGAACGTGATGGAGATCTTCAGCCAGTACGACCTCATCGTCGACGGCACGGACAACTTCGCCACCCGTTACCTGGTCAACGACGCCTGCGTGCTGCTGAACAAGCCGTACGTGTGGGGTTCGATCTACCGCTTCGACGGCCAGGCCTCCGTCTTCTGGTCCGAGCACGGTCCCTGCTACCGCTGCCTCTACCCGGAGCCCCCGCCGCCGGGCATGGTCCCGAGCTGCGCCGAGGGCGGCGTGCTGGGCGTGCTCTGCGCGTCCATCGGCTCGATCCAGGTCACCGAGGCCATCAAGGTCCTCACCGGCGTCGGCGAGCCGCTCGTCGGCCGCCTGATGATCTACGACGCCCTGGAGATGCAGTACCGCCAGGTCAAGGTCCGCAAGGACCCCGACTGCGCGGTCTGCGGTCCGAACGCGACCGTCACCGAGCTCATCGACTACGAGGCCTTCTGCGGCGTCGTGTCGGAGGAGGCCCAGGAGGCCGCCGCCGGCTCCACGATCACTCCCAAGCAGCTCAAGGAGTGGATCGACGAAGGCGAGAACATCGAGATCATCGACGTCCGCGAGAAGAACGAGTACGAGATCGTCTCGATCCCCGGCGCGAAGCTGATCCCCAAGGGCGAGTTCCTGATGGGCACCGCCCTCCAGGACCTGCCGCAGGACAAGAAGATCGTCCTGCACTGCAAGACGGGTGTCCGCAGTGCGGAAGTCCTCGCGGTCCTGAAGTCCGCCGGCTTCGCCGACGCGGTGCACGTCGGCGGCGGCGTCATCGGCTGGGTCCACCAGATCGAGCCCGGGAAGCCGGTCTACTAG
- a CDS encoding spherulation-specific family 4 protein: protein MPYLTTPPGATAAAATEAGRLGLGIPGYAHPLVAPVEWAELTRPGTPLHWAVLNVADGPGGRPDPHCTEAAAKLRDAGGTVLGHLAMRDGSRCFGELLSDAHRFRDWYGIGGFYLAGAPAGRADLPSVHRVTDALRGLGEGLRIVLGHGTHPYEGYVEAADQLVTFSGAWADYRWSQVAEWTADHPPERFCHLVHGVPRTHLEEAVRIARWQGAGTIWFTDRRGAPDRDPWASMPAYWDEIVSRIGPGVSE from the coding sequence GTGCCGTATCTGACCACCCCGCCGGGTGCCACGGCGGCGGCCGCGACCGAGGCCGGCCGGCTCGGCCTGGGCATCCCCGGCTACGCGCACCCGCTGGTCGCCCCGGTGGAGTGGGCCGAGCTGACCCGCCCCGGGACCCCGCTGCACTGGGCGGTGCTCAACGTCGCCGACGGGCCCGGCGGGCGTCCCGACCCGCACTGCACCGAGGCGGCCGCGAAGCTGCGGGACGCCGGCGGGACGGTCCTCGGGCATCTCGCGATGCGGGACGGCTCCCGGTGCTTCGGGGAGCTGCTCTCCGACGCGCACCGCTTCCGCGACTGGTACGGGATCGGCGGCTTCTACCTGGCCGGCGCCCCCGCCGGCCGGGCGGACCTGCCCTCCGTGCACCGGGTGACCGACGCCCTGCGCGGGCTCGGCGAGGGGCTGCGGATCGTGCTGGGACACGGCACGCACCCCTACGAGGGCTACGTGGAGGCCGCCGACCAGCTGGTCACCTTCTCCGGGGCCTGGGCCGACTACCGCTGGTCGCAGGTGGCCGAATGGACGGCGGACCACCCGCCGGAGCGGTTCTGCCACCTGGTCCACGGGGTGCCCCGAACCCACCTGGAGGAGGCCGTCCGCATCGCCCGCTGGCAGGGCGCGGGAACCATCTGGTTCACCGACCGCCGGGGCGCCCCGGACCGGGACCCCTGGGCGTCGATGCCCGCGTACTGGGACGAAATCGTCTCACGTATCGGACCGGGTGTCTCGGAATGA
- a CDS encoding NAD-dependent epimerase/dehydratase, with amino-acid sequence MRVLLIGANGYLGRYVADRLLADPAVQLTALGRGDDADVRFDLATGSPGALTRFLDAVHPGVVINCAGATRGGARELTRHNTVAVATICESLRRSGCGARLVQLGCAAEYGPSQPGSSTAEDAVPRPGGPYGVSKLAATELVLGSGLDAVVLRVFSPVGPGTPAGSPLGRLAEAMRRAMQSGDGELKLSGLGVQRDFVDVRDVARAVHAASLSAAQGVVNIGTGRAVRLRDAAAVLARVAGYGGALNELDVPHGTDRHGLGHAGRPQGLSAIGSPRSEATAEQLAAAPQPYPYPDGCGAWQQADVRTARDRLGWRPRINLEESLADIWMEAACRI; translated from the coding sequence ATGAGGGTGCTGCTGATCGGAGCCAACGGATACCTCGGCCGCTACGTGGCCGACCGGCTGCTCGCCGACCCCGCCGTGCAGCTCACCGCGCTCGGCCGCGGCGACGACGCCGACGTCCGCTTCGACCTCGCCACCGGCAGCCCCGGCGCGCTCACCCGCTTCCTGGACGCCGTCCACCCGGGCGTCGTCATCAACTGCGCGGGCGCCACCCGCGGCGGCGCCCGCGAACTGACCCGGCACAACACCGTCGCCGTCGCCACCATCTGCGAGTCCCTGCGCCGCAGCGGCTGCGGGGCCCGGCTCGTCCAGCTCGGCTGCGCCGCCGAGTACGGGCCCAGCCAGCCCGGCTCCTCCACGGCCGAGGACGCAGTCCCGAGACCCGGCGGACCGTACGGCGTCAGCAAACTCGCCGCCACCGAGCTGGTCCTCGGCTCCGGGCTGGACGCCGTCGTGCTCCGCGTCTTCTCGCCCGTCGGGCCCGGCACCCCGGCCGGCTCCCCCCTGGGCCGGCTCGCCGAGGCCATGCGGCGGGCCATGCAGTCCGGGGACGGCGAGCTCAAGCTCAGCGGCCTCGGGGTGCAGCGCGACTTCGTCGACGTACGGGACGTCGCGCGGGCCGTGCACGCGGCCTCCCTGTCCGCCGCCCAGGGGGTCGTGAACATCGGCACCGGCCGCGCCGTCCGGCTGCGCGACGCGGCGGCCGTCCTCGCCCGCGTCGCCGGCTACGGCGGCGCCCTCAACGAGCTGGACGTCCCGCACGGCACCGACCGGCACGGCCTCGGGCACGCCGGCCGGCCGCAGGGCCTCTCCGCCATCGGCTCGCCCCGCTCCGAGGCCACCGCGGAGCAGCTCGCCGCGGCCCCCCAGCCGTACCCCTACCCCGACGGCTGCGGCGCCTGGCAGCAGGCCGACGTGCGCACCGCCCGGGACCGGCTCGGCTGGCGGCCCCGGATCAACCTGGAGGAGTCCCTCGCGGACATCTGGATGGAGGCGGCGTGCCGTATCTGA